A genomic region of Parambassis ranga chromosome 7, fParRan2.1, whole genome shotgun sequence contains the following coding sequences:
- the her9 gene encoding hairy-related 9 isoform X1, with protein sequence MPADTMEKQTASPIAGAPANGSHTPDKPKNASEHRKSSKPIMEKRRRARINESLGQLKTLILDALKKDSSRHSKLEKADILEMTVKHLRNLQRVQMSAALSADATVLSKYRAGFNECMNEVTRFLSTSEGVNTEVRSRLLNHLSSCMGQMMSMNYPQQAPSQQAHLGQPLHVQLPSTLPISGAAMGSKLSPAEAVSPKVFGGFQLVPATDGQFAFLIPNPAFASTTAPVIPLYANAGVPVAVNASPVHGGSAPTATSPVHGMTSFSGGSQAVSPVGVSPGSESSEPVWRPW encoded by the exons ATGCCAGCTGACACGATGGAAAAGCAGACGGCATCTCCGATTGCCGGCGCTCCCGCGAACGGATCACACACGCCGGACAAACCGAAAAATGCCAGCGAGCATAGAAAA TCTTCCAAACCGATCATGGAAAAACGCCGCAGAGCGAGAATTAACGAAAGCCTGGGACAGCTCAAGACACTCATCCTGGACGCACTTAAGAAAGAT AGCTCCAGGCACTCCAAGTTAGAAAAAGCAGACATCCTGGAGATGACAGTGAAGCACTTGAGGAACCTGCAGCGCGTACAGATGAGCG CAGCGCTCTCAGCAGATGCTACAGTCCTGAGCAAATACAGAGCTGGATTCAACGAGTGCATGAACGAGGTGACCCGCTTCCTGTCCACCTCTGAAGGGGTGAACACCGAGGTGAGGTCGAGACTCCTCAACCACCTTTCCAGCTGCATGGGCCAGATGATGTCCATGAACTACCCGCAGCAGGCTCCGTCCCAGCAGGCGCACCTGGGCCAGCCTCTCCACGTGCAGCTTCCCTCCACTCTTCCTATCAGCGGTGCTGCTATGGGCTCTAAACTCAGTCCTGCAGAAGCCGTCTCCCCCAAAGTCTTCGGTGGGTTCCAGCTGGTGCCCGCAACTGATGGACAGTTCGCTTTTTTGATCCCCAACCCGGCCTTTGCCTCCACCACAGCCCCTGTCATCCCCCTTTACGCAAACGCAGGAGTGCCTGTTGCGGTTAACGCCAGTCCGGTGCACGGAGGGTCAGCACCGACTGCAACGTCTCCTGTTCACGGCATGACTTCCTTCTCCGGGGGGTCCCAGGCGGTCAGCCCGGTGGGGGTCAGCCCCGGCTCTGAGAGCAGCGAGCCCGTGTGGCGGCCTTGGTAG
- the her9 gene encoding hairy-related 9 isoform X2: MPADTMEKQTASPIAGAPANGSHTPDKPKNASEHRKSSKPIMEKRRRARINESLGQLKTLILDALKKDSSRHSKLEKADILEMTVKHLRNLQRVQMSALSADATVLSKYRAGFNECMNEVTRFLSTSEGVNTEVRSRLLNHLSSCMGQMMSMNYPQQAPSQQAHLGQPLHVQLPSTLPISGAAMGSKLSPAEAVSPKVFGGFQLVPATDGQFAFLIPNPAFASTTAPVIPLYANAGVPVAVNASPVHGGSAPTATSPVHGMTSFSGGSQAVSPVGVSPGSESSEPVWRPW, translated from the exons ATGCCAGCTGACACGATGGAAAAGCAGACGGCATCTCCGATTGCCGGCGCTCCCGCGAACGGATCACACACGCCGGACAAACCGAAAAATGCCAGCGAGCATAGAAAA TCTTCCAAACCGATCATGGAAAAACGCCGCAGAGCGAGAATTAACGAAAGCCTGGGACAGCTCAAGACACTCATCCTGGACGCACTTAAGAAAGAT AGCTCCAGGCACTCCAAGTTAGAAAAAGCAGACATCCTGGAGATGACAGTGAAGCACTTGAGGAACCTGCAGCGCGTACAGATGAGCG CGCTCTCAGCAGATGCTACAGTCCTGAGCAAATACAGAGCTGGATTCAACGAGTGCATGAACGAGGTGACCCGCTTCCTGTCCACCTCTGAAGGGGTGAACACCGAGGTGAGGTCGAGACTCCTCAACCACCTTTCCAGCTGCATGGGCCAGATGATGTCCATGAACTACCCGCAGCAGGCTCCGTCCCAGCAGGCGCACCTGGGCCAGCCTCTCCACGTGCAGCTTCCCTCCACTCTTCCTATCAGCGGTGCTGCTATGGGCTCTAAACTCAGTCCTGCAGAAGCCGTCTCCCCCAAAGTCTTCGGTGGGTTCCAGCTGGTGCCCGCAACTGATGGACAGTTCGCTTTTTTGATCCCCAACCCGGCCTTTGCCTCCACCACAGCCCCTGTCATCCCCCTTTACGCAAACGCAGGAGTGCCTGTTGCGGTTAACGCCAGTCCGGTGCACGGAGGGTCAGCACCGACTGCAACGTCTCCTGTTCACGGCATGACTTCCTTCTCCGGGGGGTCCCAGGCGGTCAGCCCGGTGGGGGTCAGCCCCGGCTCTGAGAGCAGCGAGCCCGTGTGGCGGCCTTGGTAG